The Leifsonia sp. ZF2019 DNA segment TGTTGGCCGAGGGCAGGAGCATCGCCGTGAGCGCCTCCTTCTCGGTGAGGGTCGTCCCCGCCTGCACCGGCGCCCACGACCCTCCCTCCGCGATGACCTCGTTCCAGATGTCGACGTCCTTCTGCGTGAACGGGATCGACGGCCCCTGCTCGCCTCCGGTCAGCGGCTTCGCGTCGAGGACGACCAGGGCGGTCACGACCTTCGTCACGCTCGCGATCGGCACGCTCGCATCGCTGCCGTGGTACTCGGTGGCGCCCTCGTAATCGGGCGCGGTCACAGCGGACGAGCCGTACCCGGGCCAGGCAAGCTGCGCGGCAGGCTGAACGATGGACTTCTCATGGGACACGACGGCGGCCGTGGCCGGGACCGGGGTCAGCAGCGAGCCGGCGACGTACAGAAAGGCCAGCAGGATCGCTCCGCCGAGGCCGAACACCACGAACCGGCGGCGACGGTACACCGTGCGGGAGAGACGGCGCGGAGGATCGACGGGGACTTGCGGGGACACCCTCGAAGTCTATGCGGGCCTATCGAGGCGACGGCTGAGAACGCGCCCGCAGCGCCCAGAGCGCCACCGCGCTCGCGGAGGCGACGTTGAGGGAGTCGACACCGTGCAGCATCGGGATGGTGACCACCGTGTCCGCCGCGGCCAGCGCCCGCCGGCTCAGGCCGTCACCCTCCGACCCGAGGACCATCGCGACGCGCTCCGGCGCCCCGGCCGCGTAGTCGTCGAGCGACACCGCGTCGTCGGCCAGCGCGAGGGCGGCGATGGCGAAGCCCGCGTCGTGCAGGATGGCCGCGGCCTCGTCCCACTCCGGGATGCGCGTCCAAGGCACCTGGAGAACCGTGCCCATGCTGACCCGCACGCTGCGACGGTACAGCGGATCGGCGCAGCGCGGGCTCACCAGCACCGCATCCGCGCCGAGCCCGGCGACGGAACGGAAGATCGCCCCGACGTTGGTGTGGTCGACGATGTCCTCCAGCACGACGACTCGGCGTGCGTCCTTCAGCAGGTCGCGCGGGTCCGGCAGCTCCGGCCGGTGCATCGCCGCCAGCGCCCCACGGTGCAGG contains these protein-coding regions:
- a CDS encoding TrmH family RNA methyltransferase; protein product: MQIQRITDLSADGLADYSRLTDVALRRVSEPEGGLYIAESTKVITRALAAGHRPRSVLLQEQWLADIEPLLEDYPDVPVFVGDAAVLEQLTGYHLHRGALAAMHRPELPDPRDLLKDARRVVVLEDIVDHTNVGAIFRSVAGLGADAVLVSPRCADPLYRRSVRVSMGTVLQVPWTRIPEWDEAAAILHDAGFAIAALALADDAVSLDDYAAGAPERVAMVLGSEGDGLSRRALAAADTVVTIPMLHGVDSLNVASASAVALWALRARSQPSPR